A single region of the Leptodactylus fuscus isolate aLepFus1 chromosome 5, aLepFus1.hap2, whole genome shotgun sequence genome encodes:
- the LOC142204952 gene encoding tetraspanin-7-like, with protein sequence MAVLKLSLMAFSFIFWAAGLTMVTVGIWAKISLEKYLVLSTNNYPNTPLILLVSGATVLLWGFLGCISAAVEKQCLLRIYGVFQLVVLFTGLAAGLSGLFYRRDIAEGFQSGLQSAVLSYSEDEKKADALDAIQRALRCCGVHSYHDWIESPWSLEQQETHLRHNNGSVPSSCCKTRRGCRNNPLLLEALTIHREGCFKKVCDFVSDNMFYIATVALGIAFMQIVGIVLSCLLATKITSQAPDSVPT encoded by the exons ATGGCAGTATTAAAGCTATCACTCATGGCTTTCAGCTTTATCTTTTGGGCTGCAGGTCTTACTATGGTCACGGTTGGAATCTGGGCAAAAATCTCCTTAGAGAAGTATTTGGTGTTATCTACCAACAATTATCCAAACACCCCACTCATCCTGTTAGTGAGCGGAGCCACTGTGCTGCTGTGGGGCTTTCTGGGATGCATCAGTGCTGCAGTAGAGAAGCAATGTCTTCTACGCATCTATGGGGTCTTCCAGTTAGTAGTGTTGTTCACAGGGCTTGCTGCTGGGCTCTCAGGTCTATTTTACCGCAG GGATATCGCAGAAGGTTTTCAAAGTGGATTACAAAGTGCAGTTTTATCGTATTCGGAAGATGAAAAGAAAGCTGATGCTTTGGATGCAATACAAAGGGCCCTGCGCTGTTGTGGAGTACATAGCTACCACGATTGGATTGAGTCACCGTGGTCCTTGGAGCAGCAGGAAACTCACCTGAGACACAACAATGGTTCAGTGCCCAGCAGTTGCTGCAAGACTCGTAGGGGATGTCGCAACAATCCTCTGTTACTGGAAGCACTTACAATCCATAGAGAGGGTTGCTTCAAGAAGGTCTGCGATTTTGTAAGCGACAACATGTTTTATATTGCTACTGTTGCCCTTGGAATAGCATTTATGCAGATTGTGGGCATAGTGCTGTCATGCCTGTTAGCAACCAAAATAACTAGTCAGGCACCAGATTCAGTTCCAACCTGA
- the TRABD gene encoding traB domain-containing protein, whose protein sequence is MQDGQPQEVGAETMAASETAEDGPNETSDLPHNISDADAFRILWEMKMKKRQKCPSLPETVTELSTEEGSKVYIVGTAHFSDSSKQDVVKTIQEVQPDVVVVELCQYRVSMLKMDEETLLKEAKEINLEKLHQAIKQNGVMSGLMQMLLLKVSAHITEQLGMAPGGEFREAFKEASKVPFCKFHLGDRPIPVTFKRAIAALSFWQKVKLAWGLCSLSDPISEDDVEKCKQKDLLEQMMAEMIGEFPDLHRTIVSERDVYLTYMLKQAAKKTELPRASETEPRKSVPSIVVGVVGMGHVPGIEKNWNNDLNIREIMSVPPPSTLNRIITFTAKVTLFGLVGYGCFCVSKRTVQFILSVPATQYCLQRLNQVRLWNF, encoded by the exons ATGCAGGACGGCCAACCACAGGAG GTTGGTGCAGAGACAATGGCAGCGTCAGAAACGGCAGAAGATGGACCAAATGAGACTTCAGATTTACCGCATAACATCT CGGATGCTGATGCTTTCCGGATACTCTGGgagatgaaaatgaaaaaaagacaGAAATGCCCATCACTTCCAGAAACTGTGACTGAACTTAGCACAGAGGAGGGAAGTAAAGTATACATCGTGGGCACGGCTCATTTTAGTGACAGCAGTAAACAAGATGTGGTTAAG ACTATACAAGAGGTTCAACCAGATGTAGTAGTGGTTGAACTGTGTCAGTACCGCGTGTCCATGTTAAAGATGGATGAAGAAACTTTACTCAAAGAAGCCAAAGAAATAAATCTGGAAAAACTTCATCAAGCAATTAAACAG aaTGGAGTCATGTCTGGCCTCATGCAAATGCTTCTGCTGAAGGTATCTGCGCATATCACAGAACAGCTAGGAATGGCTCCTGGTGGGGAGTTCAGAGAGGCATTTAAAGAG GCCAGCAAAGTGCCTTTCTGCAAATTTCATCTTGGAGACAGACCTATTCCTGTAACATTCAAGAGAGCCATTGCAGCACTTTCATTCTGGCAGAAGGTCAAGCTCGCTTGGGGACTCTGCTCATTATCAGACCCAATCAG TGAGGATGATGTGGAGAAGTGTAAACAGAAGGATTTGTTGGAGCAGATGATGGCAGAAATGATTGGTGAATTTCCCGACCTACACCGCACTATAGTCTCTGAGAGAGACGTATATCTCACCTACATGTTGAAGCAAGCGGCTAAAAAAACTGAACTACCTCGTGCCTCTGAAA CGGAGCCTAGAAAAAGTGTCCCGTCTATTGTTGTTGGCGTTGTCGGCATGGGACATGTTCCTGGTATTGAGAAGAACTGGAATAATGACTTAAATATACGAGAAATCATGAG CGTGCCTCCTCCCTCAACACTGAATAGAATTATTACTTTCACTGCAAAAGTGACATTGTTTGGACTTGTCGGTTACGGTTGTTTTTGTGTTAGTAAAAGGACTGTCCAGTTTATCCTTTCTGTGCCAGCCACACAGTATTGCCTTCAAAGACTGAACCAAGTGAGACTCTGGAATTTTTAA